The following are encoded in a window of Arvicanthis niloticus isolate mArvNil1 chromosome 1, mArvNil1.pat.X, whole genome shotgun sequence genomic DNA:
- the Apoc2 gene encoding apolipoprotein C-II has product MGARFFLTLFLVLLVLGTEVQGTQEDDPGSPALLNTMQESFLSYWSSAKAAAEGLYQKTYLTSVDEKLRDMYSKSSAAVSTYAGIFTDQLFSLLKGE; this is encoded by the exons ATGGGGGCGCGGTTCTTCCTGACTCTATTCCTGGTCCTCCTGGTGTTGGGAACCG AGGTCCAGGGGACCCAGGAAGATGATCCAGGCAGCCCGGCTCTGCTGAACACGATGCAGGAGTCCTTTTTAAGTTACTGGAGCTCTGCCAAGGCGGCTGCCGAAGGCCTATACCAGAAGACATACCTGACCAGCGTGGATGAGAAACTCAG ggACATGTACAGCAAAAGCTCGGCAGCCGTGAGCACTTACGCAGGCATTTTCACGGACCAGCTCTTTTCTCTCCTGAAAGGAGAGTAG
- the Apoc4 gene encoding apolipoprotein C-IV codes for MFSLRGRPQALPSLCLSVLFLACFVASMSTESLSPTPGPESSRWSLVRARVMEIVEPMVTKTRDRWQWFWGPEAVQGYVQAYYEDHLKDLGPRAQAWLQRSRDHLLNKTHSLCPRLLCKDQTQG; via the exons ATGTTCTCGCTGAGAGGCAGGCCGCAGGCCCTGCCATCACTCTGCCTTTCTGTGCTGTTTCTGGCCTGCTTTGTAG catccatgtctaCAGAAAGCCTGAGCCCCACTCCTGGCCCTGAGAGCAGCCGCTGGAGTCTGGTAAGGGCCAGGGTGATGGAGATTGTGGAGCCAATGGTGACCAAAACCAGGGACAGATGGCAGTGGTTCTG GGGCCCCGAAGCTGTCCAGGGCTATGTGCAGGCCTACTATGAAGATCATCTGAAAGACCTGGGTCCCCGAGCTCAGGCCTGGCTACAGAGATCCAGAGACCACCTCCTAAACAAGACCCACAGCCTgtgtcccagactgctctgcaAGGACCAGACTCAGGGTTAA
- the Apoc1 gene encoding apolipoprotein C-I isoform X2, which yields MRLFIALPVLIVVVAMAVEGPAPAQAAPDLSSTLESIPGKLKEFGSTLEDKARAAIDHIKQKEILTKTRTWFSETFSKVKEKLKTTLA from the exons ATGAGGCTCTTCATCGCACTTCCTGTCCTGATTGTGGTCGTAGCCATGGCTGTGGAAG GCCCAGCCCCCGCCCAGGCGGCTCCTGATTTGTCCAGCACGTTGGAGAGTATACCGGGTAAACTGAAGGAGTTTGGGAGCACTTTGGAAGACAAGGCCCGGGCAGCCATTGACCATATCAAACAGAAGGAAATTCTGACTAAGACCCG GACCTGGTTTTCAGAGACATTCAGCAAAGtgaaggagaaattaaaaaccaCACTTGCCTGA
- the Apoc1 gene encoding apolipoprotein C-I isoform X1 — protein MRLFIALPVLIVVVAMAVEGPAPAQAAPDLSSTLESIPGKLKEFGSTLEDKARAAIDHIKQKEILTKTRSQQNGRLRNRHRSLRPAWATGKALHQNENNNNKNKTKKSRR, from the exons ATGAGGCTCTTCATCGCACTTCCTGTCCTGATTGTGGTCGTAGCCATGGCTGTGGAAG GCCCAGCCCCCGCCCAGGCGGCTCCTGATTTGTCCAGCACGTTGGAGAGTATACCGGGTAAACTGAAGGAGTTTGGGAGCACTTTGGAAGACAAGGCCCGGGCAGCCATTGACCATATCAAACAGAAGGAAATTCTGACTAAGACCCG gtcTCAGCAAAATGGGAGGCTAAGAAACAGACataggagtttgagaccagcctgggctacaggcaAGGCTCTgcatcaaaatgaaaacaacaacaacaaaaacaaaacaaaaaaaagcaggaGGTGA